Proteins encoded together in one Impatiens glandulifera chromosome 1, dImpGla2.1, whole genome shotgun sequence window:
- the LOC124930215 gene encoding protein NRT1/ PTR FAMILY 2.13-like, with protein sequence MGGTPSSSSSHRLTYHLRFLNKGVIIGDGFDGRRSNKWTLRSIDKIDSQRLHGGSSTYDDPLPNSIHNSPLVLNNIPVITVSLSIIFYDRVAVHIFIRLTCVTLLRRIVVRFSFLFLSMVVAVVVEGVSRATHGAAGGIYVFWLTPYLVFVGIANAIGVIGQMNFFHEECPESMGTHSISMVYLSQAMALCFSIGLLEACDR encoded by the exons ATGGGAGGCACTCCGTCTTCGTCGTCGTCGCACAGGCTTACGTACCATTTGAG GTTTCTGAATAAAGGTGTCATAATTGGAGACGGGTTTGATGGAAGGAGATCAAACAAATGGACATTAAGAAGTATTGACAAGATCGA TTCACAACGATTACATGGGGGTTCAAGTACATACGATGACCCACTACCAAATTCCATTCACAATTCTCCTTTAGTTCTGAACAACATTCCGGTGATCACAGTTTCACTGTCGATCATCTTTTATGATCGGGTTGCTGTTCATATTTTCATTAGGCTGACTTGTGTCACACTCCTCCGTAGGATTGTGGTCAGATTTTCGTTCCTCTTTTTATCGATGGTGGTGGCAGTCGTAGTGGAGGGTGTCTCACGTGCAACACATGGAGCGGCTGGAGGGATTTATGTCTTTTGGCTCACTCCCTATCTGGTATTTGTGGGCATCGCCAATGCCATTGGAGTAATTGGCCAAATGAATTTTTTTCATGAAGAATGCCCGGAAAGTATGGGTACACATTCGATATCCATGGTATATTTAAGCCAAGCAATGGCTCTATGCTTCAGTATCGGATTACTCGAAGCTTGCGACCGCTAG